TCACAAGTTGTAGGCGGGCAGGGGACAGGGGTTGCGCCTGTTGTCAACCAACTTGAGCAAAACAAGATACTGATATCCGATGAGGATGCAGAGCTTCTGAAATTCATTGAGCAGACAAAGCCAAAAATCTACGTTGTAGGCGCAGGCGGCAGCGGCTGCAACACGCAAAACCGGATGCGCGAGGTCGGCATTGACGGGGTAAAATTCATCGCCATGAACACGGACGTGCAGCATCTTGTAAAAATGAGGGCAGACAAAAAGATACTTCTTGGGAAGACTGTGACAAAGGGCATGGGCGCAGGCTCAAACCCAAAGATTGGGGAGAAGGCTGCAGAGGAGAGCAAGGAGGAAATCAAGGCAGCCCTGTCTGATGCGACCATGGTCTTCATTGCCTGCGGCATGGGCGGGGGCACTGGAACCGGAAGCGCGCACATAATTGCCGAGGCTGCAAAGCAGGCAGGCGCACTTACAATTGCAGTAGTTACTCTGCCATTCAAGTCTGAGGGCAGGACAAGGATGGAAAATGCGATAGAGGGCCTGAACAAGCTAAGAAAGCACGCCGACACCGTGATAGTCATCCCAAACGACAAGTTGCTTTTGATTGCGCCTGACTTGCCGCTGAACACCGCATTCAAGGTTTGCGACGAGGTGCTGACAGGCTCGGTCAAGGGAATTGCAGAGCTTGTTACAAAAGCAGGGCTTGTGAACCTGGACTATGCTGACTTGAGGACAATACTTAGCAGCGCAGGATGTGCGGTTGTGGGAATAGGCGAATCCACGATAGAGGCAAAGCCCGACCAGCGCGCACTTGTTGCAATTGAGACTGCCCTTAACTCGCCGCTTCTGGACGTTGACACCACAAGTGCCGACAGGGCGCTTATAAACGTGGTTGGCGGAGATGACATGACACTCAAGGAGGCCGAGTTCATTGTCTCAGAAGTCTCAAAGAGGATAAGCCCCGCATCTCACATAATTTGGGGGGCGAGAATTGAGAAAAACATGCAAAAGTCATCCCTTAGGGTGCTTGTGGTCCTCGCAGGCGCAAAATTCCCGCAGTACAAAGTTGAGGAGCCTGGAAAGCCAGTCACTGTTGAGGATTTGGATTTGGACCTAATAAATTAGGGATACGTATTTGGCAGGCAGTGAATGATATTTTTTGAAAATGATTTTAAATTGCAAAAGTTGAAAGGAAAAAACTGGTGATTTTGATGCTGGGTTTTGCTTCTGACATGTTCCAAAAGGCGCAAAGGGTGCTCAATGTCTCCTACAGGCCGCGGCAGCAGGAGTGGGCAAGAATGGCAAAAATAACAGGCATCGGGATTGTGGCTGCAGGAATCTTCGGGGCTGTGCTGTCAAAGCTTTTGGAGCTGATATATCTATAGATAATCCGATGTGCCCATGGGATGGGCCCAAAATCTATACAGACAATTGATACGTGCGATTTTCATTGCAAAAGAAAAGTAATGAGCGAGGGGTTTTTGTTATGTTGTTTGCGTACAGGGTGACTGCTGGACAGGAGAGGATTGTTGCGGAGATGCTTGCAAAAAAGCTTGCAAAGGAAAAGCTTCCAATCTACGCAGTTGCGCTATTTGAGGATTTGAGGGGGTACCTTCTTGTCGAGGCGCAGGATGAGGTGACAGTAAGGCAGGCGGGATTGAAAATACCACACATAAAAGGCGTTCTTGCAAAGCCGATGAACACGTCCGACGTGGACTCTCTTATAGAGGCTGCAAAGCCTGCAGTGGCCTCGTTTGCAAAAGGCGACATTGTGGAGCTTGTCTCAGGGCCGTTCAAAGGGGAGCGGGCAAAGATTATGCGCATTGATGAAAACCACGAGACTGTAACTGTGGAGCTTACTGAAGTCGCAGTGCCAATCCCTGTGACAATCAAGGCGGAGATAATCAAGCTTTACCAAAAGGCCTCTGATGCCGCAAGCTAGGAAAACAGAACCGGCCTGGAAGAATTTGCGAAAATGAACGGCCTAAGGATTAGCTTGAGCGGCAAAAAAACATAAGTTGCGGTTTTGCCCAAGTCTTGTTGGCTTTTTTTCACTTGCCTTTTGGCTTTTGCTGCGCAGGGCCTGCCCTCTTTCTTATGAAAAAGTAGTAGTAGGCTGCCATGACTGCGACAAAGCCTGCTACAAGGGGTAGCGGGCTTTGCTCTGACAGGTTGTAAACCAGTATTTCAGCATCATTGTAGCCGTCTTTTGACGCCTGCACCCTTATCTGGTTGTAGGTAGTTGGCACAAACTCTATCGGCCTTGCGGTTGTGATATAGGTTTTTCCCTCCGCAGTCACAGTCGCACCGACTATTGGCTTTCGCCTCTCATCCAAAACAGAGAGCCTTATTGCATCTCCGTGCTTGTTGACAAGCCACGGTTCTGCAAGAATGCGCATTTTGGCAGGGCTTGCAAGAAACGACTTTTCATAATAGGTGGATGAATAATGGCCTGTTTCAGCAACTCCCTGGCTGTCAACAACCCTGCACTCTACATTGAACTGGCCTGCAACTATGGTTGTCGGGTCAAAGGAGTAAAACCATCTGTCGGTCCCTGCGGCAGATTGCCAGCTGCCGTTGTTGATGCGCACCTGAACCTGCGAAATGCCGGACTGGGAATAAGCATAACCGCTTAGGTAAACAGGCGCCTTGTTGACAAGCTCCCCCTGCACAGGGCTTGCCACGTTGCAACTGGTGGAGATTGAATAAAGGCCAATGACCCCGTTGTCGGAAAGTACCAGGATGTTGTCCCCGTATATTGTGAAAAGCCTGGACGGGCCGTAGGTCGAAGTCCGCAGGACCTGCTTGCCAGAAGAAGGGTCAAGGACATACAAAAATCCGTCGTTGGTCGTGAATGCGACAAGCCTCCTGTCCTTTGCCCGGAACACTGCAGCAGGCGACTGAATTGCCTCATCGACCTTGAATTTCCAAATTAACTTTCCCGTGTCCTTGTCAAGCGAATAAAGGTTGTGGTCGTTGGAGCCAAAATAAATCGAATTGCCATAAATGACCGGCTCGCTTTCAACCCACGCCCCGGTGTCATAAACCCAGATTTCCTGCCCTGTTGCAGCGTCAAGCGCATGGAACGAGTTGTCAGTTGCCCCTGCATAGAGGACGCCGTTTGAGTAATAAGGGGTTGAAAGGAAAAGCGGCGCAAAGGAGACATTCCACAGCACCTGGCCGCTTGACGCATCAAGTGAGTAGAGATTGCCTCCTGACTCAAAAAACACCGAAGACTGGGAAAACCCAAGTGCCGAGGATTGGGAGCCTGTCTTGAAGGCCCAGCGGAACTTCGAGCTTTGGGTGTTTACAAGATAGGTGCCATCTGCGCTTGCAAAAAGAAACGGGTTTACAAGTGTAAGAGACGAGAGATAGGATGCT
This DNA window, taken from Candidatus Parvarchaeota archaeon, encodes the following:
- a CDS encoding transcription elongation factor Spt5 produces the protein MLFAYRVTAGQERIVAEMLAKKLAKEKLPIYAVALFEDLRGYLLVEAQDEVTVRQAGLKIPHIKGVLAKPMNTSDVDSLIEAAKPAVASFAKGDIVELVSGPFKGERAKIMRIDENHETVTVELTEVAVPIPVTIKAEIIKLYQKASDAAS
- the secE gene encoding preprotein translocase subunit SecE (subunit gamma; forms heterotrimeric complex in the membrane; consists of alpha (SecY) which forms the channel pore and gamma (SecE) subunits; the beta subunit is not essential; in bacteria translocation is driven via the SecA ATPase while in archaea this step is unknown), which translates into the protein MLGFASDMFQKAQRVLNVSYRPRQQEWARMAKITGIGIVAAGIFGAVLSKLLELIYL
- the ftsZ gene encoding cell division protein FtsZ codes for the protein MIANESTTNVMASQIAQAGGASAALGQQAPAQASGQVVGVSQVVGGQGTGVAPVVNQLEQNKILISDEDAELLKFIEQTKPKIYVVGAGGSGCNTQNRMREVGIDGVKFIAMNTDVQHLVKMRADKKILLGKTVTKGMGAGSNPKIGEKAAEESKEEIKAALSDATMVFIACGMGGGTGTGSAHIIAEAAKQAGALTIAVVTLPFKSEGRTRMENAIEGLNKLRKHADTVIVIPNDKLLLIAPDLPLNTAFKVCDEVLTGSVKGIAELVTKAGLVNLDYADLRTILSSAGCAVVGIGESTIEAKPDQRALVAIETALNSPLLDVDTTSADRALINVVGGDDMTLKEAEFIVSEVSKRISPASHIIWGARIEKNMQKSSLRVLVVLAGAKFPQYKVEEPGKPVTVEDLDLDLIN